Proteins from one Deinococcus actinosclerus genomic window:
- a CDS encoding ABC transporter ATP-binding protein gives MFSRPGRAASPLSPDAPRVKRDPRQLVRLLAFARPYRWVFVVGVVATLISSGLNLVFPALFGRLIDASFLRVGSTDTSQLDRTVVALLGIFALSALFGAAQSFLLSRVGAGVVADLRRAVFAHLLTLSPRFFGEHKTGDLTSRLTSDVGTVQTVTSTALAQLAAQSVSLVGAVVLLVTTSPRLSLLTLAVIPLVIGTAVTIGRRIRRVSREVQDAVAGANASAEEAISGVRVVQSFTAEGVEEGRYGQGVTQSFLAALKRARLQALMAGVMSFLTFGALAVVLWYGGRLVMAGSLTPGNLVTFLFYALQVGGTVVALTGVFNQFQEALGASGRIFELLDERSDLPQPAQPAPLARAEGRVSFGGVSFTYDGETEGTRAAVLRDVTLDVPAGQVVALVGPSGAGKTTLVNLIPRFWDVTGGTLRVDGRDVRDYALADLRAQVGLVPQETLLFSGSIRENILYGRPGARPDEVEAAARAANAHEFIRAFPQGYDTVVGERGVKLSGGQRQRVAIARAILKDPRILILDEATSALDNESEALVQAALERLMQGRTTFVIAHRLSTIRNADRILVMDAGRVTEDGTHAQLLAAGGLYRDLYELQFRAEQDAQADLNLTTN, from the coding sequence ATGTTCTCCCGTCCTGGCCGCGCTGCCTCACCCCTCAGTCCGGATGCGCCACGTGTGAAGCGCGATCCGCGTCAGCTGGTGCGCCTGCTGGCGTTCGCGCGGCCGTACCGCTGGGTGTTCGTGGTGGGCGTGGTCGCCACGCTGATCTCCAGCGGCCTGAATCTGGTGTTCCCGGCATTGTTCGGGCGGTTGATCGACGCCTCGTTCCTGCGGGTGGGATCCACGGATACGTCGCAGCTGGACCGGACGGTGGTGGCGCTGCTGGGGATCTTCGCGCTGTCGGCGCTGTTCGGGGCGGCGCAGTCGTTCCTGCTGTCGCGGGTGGGGGCGGGCGTGGTGGCGGACCTGCGCCGGGCGGTGTTCGCGCACCTGCTGACGCTCTCGCCGCGCTTTTTCGGGGAGCACAAGACCGGGGACCTGACGAGTCGCCTGACCTCGGACGTGGGCACCGTGCAGACCGTGACGAGTACGGCGCTGGCGCAGCTGGCGGCGCAGTCGGTGAGTCTGGTGGGCGCCGTGGTGCTGCTCGTGACGACCAGTCCGCGCCTGAGCCTGCTGACCCTGGCCGTTATTCCGCTGGTGATCGGGACGGCCGTGACCATCGGGCGGCGGATCCGCCGCGTGAGCCGCGAGGTGCAGGACGCGGTGGCAGGCGCGAACGCCAGCGCCGAGGAGGCCATCAGCGGCGTGCGGGTCGTGCAGAGCTTCACCGCCGAAGGGGTGGAGGAGGGCCGCTACGGGCAGGGCGTCACGCAGAGCTTCCTGGCCGCCCTGAAACGCGCCCGGCTTCAGGCGCTCATGGCAGGCGTGATGAGCTTCCTGACCTTCGGCGCCCTGGCCGTGGTCCTGTGGTACGGGGGGCGGCTGGTCATGGCGGGCAGCCTCACGCCGGGGAATCTGGTGACGTTCCTGTTCTACGCGCTGCAGGTGGGCGGCACGGTCGTCGCGCTGACCGGCGTGTTCAACCAGTTCCAGGAGGCGCTGGGCGCGTCGGGCCGCATCTTTGAGCTGCTGGACGAACGCAGCGACCTGCCGCAGCCCGCGCAGCCTGCCCCGCTGGCCCGCGCGGAGGGCCGCGTGTCCTTCGGCGGCGTGTCCTTCACCTATGACGGTGAGACTGAAGGGACGCGGGCTGCCGTGCTGCGCGACGTGACACTGGACGTTCCCGCCGGGCAGGTCGTCGCGCTGGTCGGCCCGAGCGGGGCGGGGAAGACCACCCTGGTGAACCTCATCCCGCGCTTCTGGGACGTCACGGGCGGCACCCTACGCGTGGACGGGCGGGACGTGCGCGACTACGCCCTGGCGGACCTGCGCGCTCAGGTGGGCCTCGTGCCGCAGGAGACGCTGCTGTTCAGCGGCAGTATCCGCGAGAACATCCTGTACGGCCGCCCCGGCGCTCGCCCAGACGAGGTCGAGGCCGCCGCCCGCGCCGCGAACGCCCACGAGTTCATCCGCGCCTTCCCGCAGGGCTACGACACGGTCGTGGGGGAACGCGGCGTGAAACTCAGCGGCGGGCAACGCCAGCGGGTCGCCATCGCCCGCGCCATCCTGAAAGACCCCCGCATCCTGATCCTCGACGAGGCCACCAGCGCCCTGGACAACGAATCCGAGGCCCTCGTGCAGGCCGCGCTGGAACGCCTCATGCAGGGCCGCACCACCTTCGTCATCGCGCACCGCCTCAGCACCATCCGCAACGCTGACCGCATCCTCGTCATGGACGCCGGGCGCGTCACCGAGGACGGCACCCACGCGCAGCTCCTCGCGGCGGGCGGCCTGTACCGCGACCTGTACGAACTCCAGTTCCGCGCCGAACAGGACGCCCAGGCTGACCTGAACCTCACCACCAACTGA
- a CDS encoding Lrp/AsnC family transcriptional regulator produces the protein MSQSDLDAIDRQILGILQRDARIPNTELADEIGLTPAPTLRRVRRLEEEGVIQRYVALLDPKTVGRELMVIVRVTLDKQTKAGFEEFAKKMQDRPEVLECFLCLGDIDYLLKVSVPDLDAYQHFLVNTLAAIPGVRNTASTIVVKQEKYTTSLPLD, from the coding sequence ATGTCTCAGAGTGATCTGGATGCCATCGACCGGCAGATTCTGGGGATCCTGCAACGGGACGCCCGCATTCCGAACACGGAACTCGCGGACGAGATCGGCCTGACCCCCGCCCCCACCCTGCGCCGCGTGCGCCGCCTTGAAGAGGAAGGCGTCATTCAGCGGTACGTGGCGCTGCTCGACCCGAAGACCGTCGGGCGCGAGCTGATGGTCATCGTGCGCGTCACGCTGGACAAGCAGACGAAAGCGGGCTTCGAGGAATTCGCGAAGAAGATGCAGGACCGCCCCGAGGTGCTCGAATGTTTCCTGTGCCTGGGCGACATCGACTACCTGCTGAAGGTGTCCGTGCCGGACCTGGACGCATACCAGCACTTCCTGGTGAACACCCTGGCCGCCATTCCCGGCGTGCGCAACACCGCCAGTACCATCGTCGTGAAGCAGGAGAAGTACACGACCAGCCTCCCACTGGATTAG
- a CDS encoding aspartate carbamoyltransferase catalytic subunit: protein MNAPTSMTTRPRHLLDFQDWTPERLHAILDNADTMLQVLDRPVKKVPALQGLTVCNAFFENSTRTRTSFELAARRMSADVLTFAAGASSVSKGESLRDTLEVLTSYKVDAYIVRHHAAGAAHLVARYSGKPVINAGDGRRAHPTQALLDAYTIRQEYGSLEGKTVAILGDVRHSRVARSNAELLPKLGAQVVLCGPATLLPPGLAQMPGVTLTTDPRKAVRGAHAVMALRLQRERMGGGFLGSLQEYADTYQVNDTLLKEAESGAIVLHPGPMNRDLEISSDAADGPQSRILKQVENGQAIRMSVLYHLLVGRN, encoded by the coding sequence ATGAACGCGCCCACCAGCATGACCACGCGGCCCCGTCACCTCCTGGACTTCCAGGACTGGACGCCCGAACGCCTGCACGCCATCCTCGACAACGCCGACACCATGCTCCAGGTGCTTGACCGGCCCGTGAAGAAGGTCCCGGCCCTCCAGGGCCTGACGGTGTGCAACGCGTTCTTCGAGAACTCGACGCGCACCCGCACCTCCTTCGAACTGGCCGCCCGCCGCATGAGCGCCGACGTCCTCACGTTCGCCGCCGGGGCCAGCAGCGTCAGCAAGGGCGAAAGCTTACGCGACACGCTGGAAGTCCTGACCTCCTACAAGGTCGACGCGTACATCGTCCGCCACCACGCCGCCGGCGCCGCACATCTGGTGGCCCGCTACAGCGGCAAACCCGTCATCAACGCCGGGGATGGCCGCCGCGCCCACCCCACCCAGGCGCTGCTCGACGCATACACCATCCGGCAGGAATACGGCAGCCTGGAAGGCAAGACAGTCGCCATCCTGGGCGACGTCCGCCACAGCCGTGTGGCGCGCAGCAACGCCGAACTGCTGCCCAAACTGGGCGCGCAGGTCGTCCTGTGTGGCCCCGCCACCCTCCTCCCCCCCGGCCTCGCCCAGATGCCGGGCGTGACCCTCACCACCGACCCCCGCAAGGCCGTGCGCGGCGCCCACGCCGTCATGGCCCTGCGCCTCCAGCGCGAACGCATGGGGGGCGGGTTCCTCGGCAGCCTCCAGGAATACGCCGATACCTACCAGGTGAACGACACCCTGCTGAAAGAAGCCGAGAGCGGCGCCATCGTCCTGCACCCCGGCCCCATGAACCGCGACCTGGAAATCAGCAGCGACGCCGCCGACGGCCCCCAGAGCCGCATCCTGAAACAGGTCGAGAACGGACAGGCCATCCGCATGAGCGTCCTCTACCACCTGCTCGTCGGACGGAACTGA
- a CDS encoding metallophosphoesterase, with translation MPGAPSIVVPDIHGCSHFLEWVEARFPDRSLILLGDLLHRGPDSRAALRRALDWAESGRATLLWGNHEHWVCTEGLSLTGQARTAWFREHEAEVVAQYEAAGDDLNAFITDLERFRALARPYVVEGPMLCAHAARPSLGAHADDLLDTGYLWDTPDLGLHPLPTHLHPGLTYSVHGHKPQREPVVDLRGEGVVYLDLGSASTGRFGVWDAQSRSIHLYDES, from the coding sequence TTGCCGGGCGCGCCCTCCATCGTGGTGCCGGACATCCACGGCTGCTCCCACTTCCTGGAGTGGGTGGAGGCGCGCTTCCCGGACCGTTCGCTGATCCTGCTGGGCGACCTGCTGCACCGGGGCCCGGATTCACGCGCGGCCCTGAGGCGCGCCCTGGACTGGGCCGAATCGGGCCGCGCGACGCTGCTGTGGGGCAACCACGAACACTGGGTCTGCACCGAGGGGTTGAGCCTGACAGGACAGGCACGCACCGCGTGGTTCCGGGAGCACGAGGCGGAGGTCGTCGCCCAGTACGAGGCGGCCGGGGATGACCTGAACGCCTTCATCACCGATCTGGAACGCTTCCGGGCGCTGGCGCGGCCCTACGTCGTGGAAGGGCCGATGCTCTGCGCGCACGCGGCCCGTCCCAGCCTGGGCGCGCACGCCGACGACCTGCTGGACACCGGGTACCTGTGGGACACGCCCGACCTGGGCCTGCACCCCCTGCCCACGCACCTGCACCCCGGCCTGACGTACTCGGTGCACGGCCACAAACCGCAGCGCGAACCGGTCGTGGACCTGCGCGGCGAGGGCGTGGTGTACCTCGATCTCGGCTCGGCCTCCACCGGCCGCTTCGGCGTGTGGGACGCCCAGTCCAGATCCATTCATCTGTACGACGAGTCCTGA
- a CDS encoding peptidylprolyl isomerase translates to MSRRTLITAAVLLGTTLAACAPAATAPVTTTPAGTAPASTTPAPVTPVPVSPTPAAPAPVLSFQAMPELTQAPVRSFSSAPAQIIDANKRYRAVLKTSQGDVTLDLYPKVAPVAVNNFVFLALNHFYDGTRFHRVIDGFMAQGGDPLSADPAQQDRWGTGGPGYQFSAELVSGVRFDKAGVLGMARSQSLDSQGSQFFITVAPADFLSGNYTVFGQVIGGQDVLNRLQRNYTGSGPIAGAGADTLLGVQILQEQ, encoded by the coding sequence ATGTCCCGACGTACCCTGATCACCGCTGCCGTCCTGCTGGGTACCACGCTGGCCGCCTGCGCGCCCGCCGCCACCGCCCCGGTGACCACCACGCCGGCTGGTACGGCTCCGGCCAGCACGACCCCGGCGCCCGTTACCCCCGTGCCAGTCTCCCCCACTCCTGCGGCGCCCGCGCCGGTGCTGAGCTTCCAGGCGATGCCGGAGCTCACGCAGGCCCCGGTGCGCTCGTTCAGCAGCGCGCCCGCGCAGATCATCGACGCGAACAAGCGCTACCGCGCGGTCCTGAAGACCAGTCAGGGCGACGTGACCCTGGACCTGTACCCGAAGGTCGCGCCGGTCGCCGTGAACAACTTCGTGTTCCTCGCGCTGAACCACTTCTACGACGGCACGCGCTTCCACCGCGTGATTGACGGGTTCATGGCGCAGGGCGGCGACCCCCTGAGCGCCGACCCCGCCCAGCAGGACCGCTGGGGCACGGGCGGTCCCGGGTACCAGTTCAGCGCGGAACTCGTCAGCGGCGTGCGCTTCGATAAGGCTGGGGTGCTGGGCATGGCGCGCTCGCAGAGCCTCGACTCGCAGGGCAGCCAGTTCTTCATCACGGTCGCGCCCGCCGACTTCCTCAGCGGGAACTACACGGTGTTCGGGCAGGTCATCGGTGGGCAGGACGTCCTGAACCGCCTGCAACGCAACTATACGGGCAGTGGCCCGATTGCCGGGGCGGGCGCGGACACGCTGCTGGGCGTGCAGATCCTCCAGGAGCAGTGA
- a CDS encoding dihydroorotase, producing the protein MITITNIKRVGSEKTESVTIEGGLIKGWNLPEEGDIIDGQGGTVAPALIELHAHLREPGQTEKEDLASGLAAAAAGGYGTVVSMPNTSPVVDDPAIVRSLIEKASGLGFARLRPAAALTKGQKGEELAELTYLKEAGAAMFTDDGRTNENARTLRLGLETAGSLGMVISVHAEDASLRADGVMNEGPVSEALGLPGNPAAAEAARVARDIEIVAGLHAQGVPARLHIQHLSTARALDLVRAAKAQGLPVTCEVCPHHLTLTDEALRSFDAIYKVAPPLRTQADADHLLKGLKDGSVDCLATDHAPHTRAEKERDLLDAPSGIAYIELAFPLMYTRFAETLGLERILELMTAAPARVMGWAQPTLDAGAKADLVILDLSTERPVNPAEFRSKAKFTPWAGETLKGWPVLTVVDGKVAYQRA; encoded by the coding sequence ATGATCACGATTACGAACATCAAGCGCGTCGGGTCGGAGAAGACCGAGAGCGTCACCATCGAGGGCGGCCTGATCAAGGGCTGGAACCTGCCGGAAGAGGGCGACATCATTGACGGGCAGGGCGGCACGGTCGCGCCCGCGCTGATCGAGCTGCACGCGCACCTGCGGGAGCCGGGGCAGACGGAGAAGGAGGATCTCGCCAGTGGGCTGGCGGCGGCGGCGGCCGGCGGGTACGGCACGGTGGTGAGCATGCCGAACACCAGCCCCGTCGTGGACGACCCGGCGATCGTGCGCAGCCTGATCGAGAAGGCCTCGGGCCTGGGCTTCGCGCGCCTGCGTCCGGCGGCGGCGCTGACGAAGGGGCAGAAGGGCGAGGAACTGGCCGAACTGACCTACCTGAAAGAGGCGGGCGCGGCGATGTTCACGGACGACGGGCGCACGAACGAGAACGCCCGGACGCTGCGCCTGGGTCTGGAGACGGCCGGGAGCCTGGGCATGGTGATCAGCGTGCACGCCGAGGACGCCAGCCTGCGCGCGGACGGCGTGATGAACGAGGGGCCGGTCAGCGAGGCGCTGGGCCTGCCGGGCAACCCGGCGGCGGCGGAGGCAGCGCGCGTGGCGCGGGATATCGAGATCGTGGCGGGCCTGCACGCGCAGGGCGTCCCGGCGCGGCTGCACATCCAGCACCTGAGCACGGCGCGCGCGCTGGATCTGGTGCGCGCCGCGAAGGCGCAGGGCCTCCCGGTGACCTGTGAGGTCTGCCCGCACCACCTGACCCTGACGGACGAGGCGCTGCGTTCTTTTGACGCGATCTACAAGGTCGCGCCGCCCCTGCGCACTCAGGCGGACGCCGATCACCTGCTGAAGGGCTTGAAGGATGGGAGCGTGGACTGCCTCGCGACCGATCACGCGCCGCACACCCGCGCGGAGAAGGAGCGCGACCTGCTGGACGCGCCCAGCGGCATCGCGTACATCGAACTGGCGTTCCCGCTGATGTACACCCGCTTCGCGGAGACGCTGGGCCTGGAGCGCATCCTGGAGCTGATGACTGCCGCCCCGGCGCGCGTGATGGGCTGGGCGCAACCCACCCTGGACGCCGGCGCGAAGGCCGATCTGGTCATCCTCGACCTGAGCACCGAACGCCCCGTGAACCCCGCCGAGTTCAGGAGCAAGGCGAAATTCACGCCCTGGGCCGGGGAAACGCTGAAGGGCTGGCCGGTGCTGACCGTCGTGGACGGGAAAGTCGCTTACCAGCGGGCTTAA
- the pyrR gene encoding bifunctional pyr operon transcriptional regulator/uracil phosphoribosyltransferase PyrR: MTPKATILTADEVRRALTRIAHEIIERNKGAENLALIGVHTRGIPLARRLAEKLSALEGVDVPTGMLDITLYRDDLSEVAQQPIIRETQVPFDLRDRRVILVDDVLYTGRTVRAALDALIDLGRPAGIQLAVLVDRGHRELPIRADYVGKNLPTAASEVVKVKLQETDGVDSVELWDMEALR, encoded by the coding sequence GTGACCCCCAAAGCCACGATCCTCACCGCCGACGAGGTCCGCCGCGCCCTGACGCGCATCGCGCACGAGATCATCGAACGCAATAAGGGCGCCGAGAACCTCGCTCTGATCGGCGTACACACCCGCGGCATCCCCCTGGCCCGCCGGCTGGCCGAGAAACTCAGCGCCCTGGAAGGCGTGGACGTCCCCACCGGCATGCTGGACATCACCCTGTACCGCGACGACCTGAGCGAGGTCGCCCAGCAGCCCATCATCCGCGAGACGCAGGTGCCGTTCGACCTGCGCGACCGTCGCGTGATCCTCGTGGACGACGTGCTGTACACCGGCCGCACCGTCCGCGCCGCGCTGGACGCCCTGATCGACCTCGGCCGCCCCGCCGGCATCCAGCTGGCCGTGCTCGTCGACCGCGGGCACCGCGAACTCCCGATCCGTGCGGACTACGTCGGCAAGAACCTCCCCACCGCCGCCAGCGAGGTCGTGAAGGTCAAGCTCCAGGAAACCGACGGCGTGGACAGCGTCGAACTGTGGGACATGGAGGCGCTGCGATGA
- a CDS encoding NAD(P)/FAD-dependent oxidoreductase — MDLRSGRAFWPLTNGLMHTYPPLGSDERADVLVIGAGITGALLAEALSAAGLDVVVTDLRDAAFGSTSASTALLQYEIDTNLVDLIPMTGQADAERAYHLCREAIGMVRDLTAELPDDCGFRERGSLYYASNRRDARMLAQEHAARTRAGLNVEHLDARSLKARFGITAPAALFSPDGGEVDPYRLAQHLLKRAQGRGARVYDRTEVTRLDEPRDGRRDDFTAHTDRHAKIQARWVVVATGYEAEKFLGRRLAQLKNSYALATEPIEQTDGELWPTGCLIWETARPYLYARTTQDGRVVIGGEDDNHHSPARRERALPAKQKRLERKLGKLLPHLHPETAFAWAGTFGETKDGLAYIGPRQTGDRLLFALGYGGNGITYSVQAARLLTDLIQGEETGDLRIFRLDR, encoded by the coding sequence ATGGATCTCCGCAGCGGACGCGCCTTCTGGCCCCTCACGAACGGCCTCATGCACACCTACCCGCCCCTGGGCAGCGACGAGCGCGCCGACGTGCTCGTCATCGGGGCAGGCATCACGGGCGCGCTGCTCGCCGAAGCACTCAGCGCGGCCGGGCTGGACGTCGTCGTGACCGACCTGCGCGACGCCGCGTTCGGCAGCACCAGCGCCAGCACCGCCCTCCTGCAGTACGAGATCGACACGAACCTCGTGGACCTGATCCCCATGACCGGGCAGGCGGACGCCGAACGTGCCTACCACCTGTGCCGCGAGGCCATCGGCATGGTCCGCGACCTGACCGCCGAGCTGCCCGACGACTGCGGCTTCCGCGAGCGGGGCAGCCTGTACTACGCCAGCAACCGCCGCGACGCCCGCATGCTCGCGCAGGAGCACGCCGCCCGCACCCGCGCCGGCCTGAACGTCGAACATCTGGACGCCCGCAGCCTCAAGGCCCGCTTCGGGATCACCGCGCCCGCCGCGCTGTTCAGCCCCGACGGCGGCGAGGTCGATCCTTACCGCCTCGCGCAGCACCTCCTGAAGCGCGCGCAGGGACGCGGCGCGCGGGTGTACGACCGCACGGAAGTCACCCGCCTGGACGAGCCGAGAGATGGGCGCCGGGATGACTTCACCGCGCACACCGACCGGCACGCGAAGATCCAGGCCCGCTGGGTCGTGGTCGCCACCGGGTACGAAGCCGAGAAGTTCCTCGGCCGGCGCCTCGCGCAGCTGAAGAACTCCTACGCCCTGGCGACCGAACCCATCGAACAGACCGACGGGGAACTGTGGCCCACCGGCTGCCTGATCTGGGAGACGGCCCGCCCGTACCTGTACGCCCGCACCACCCAGGACGGCCGCGTCGTCATCGGCGGCGAGGACGACAACCACCACAGCCCCGCCCGCCGCGAACGCGCTCTGCCCGCCAAACAGAAACGGCTGGAACGCAAACTCGGCAAGCTCCTCCCGCACCTCCACCCCGAAACGGCCTTCGCCTGGGCGGGCACCTTCGGCGAGACGAAAGATGGTCTGGCGTACATCGGCCCCCGGCAGACGGGCGACCGGCTGCTGTTCGCCCTCGGTTACGGTGGGAACGGCATCACGTACAGCGTGCAGGCCGCCCGCCTCCTCACCGATCTGATCCAGGGAGAGGAGACGGGCGACCTGAGGATCTTCCGCCTGGACCGGTGA
- the ald gene encoding alanine dehydrogenase has product MHIGLPKEIKVKENRVALTPGGVATLVRRGHTVTVQQGAGLGSGIPDQDYVNAGATLGSADDAWAAEMVVKVKEPVQSEYHYLRPDLLLFTYLHLAADRPLTDALLAAGTTGVAYETVQLDDGSLPLLTPMSEVAGRLSVQAGAYHLQKPVGGRGVLLGGVPGVQPGHVTIIGGGVVGTNAAKMAMGLGAKVTILDVSQRRLAYLDDVFFGKITTMMSSEANIRDLLPTTDLLIGGVLIPGAKAPHLVTRDMLKLMPEGSVIVDVAVDQGGCVETIHATTHDDPTYTVDGVIHYGVANMPGAVPRTSTFALTNQTLPYALLLADHGVNALHRNKALMLGLNTHQGKLTYQGVADAFELAYVAPEAALA; this is encoded by the coding sequence ATGCACATCGGACTCCCGAAAGAAATCAAGGTCAAGGAAAACCGCGTCGCCCTCACCCCCGGCGGCGTCGCCACCCTCGTCCGCCGCGGCCACACCGTCACCGTCCAGCAGGGCGCCGGCCTCGGCAGCGGCATCCCGGATCAGGACTACGTCAACGCCGGCGCCACCCTGGGAAGTGCCGACGACGCCTGGGCCGCCGAGATGGTCGTGAAGGTCAAGGAACCTGTCCAGAGCGAGTACCACTACCTCCGCCCCGACCTCCTGCTGTTCACGTACCTGCACCTCGCCGCCGACCGCCCCCTCACCGACGCCCTTCTCGCGGCGGGCACCACCGGCGTCGCCTACGAAACCGTGCAACTCGACGACGGCAGCCTCCCCCTCCTGACCCCCATGAGCGAAGTCGCGGGCCGCCTCAGCGTCCAGGCCGGCGCGTACCACCTCCAGAAACCCGTCGGCGGACGCGGCGTCCTCCTCGGCGGCGTCCCTGGCGTGCAGCCCGGCCACGTCACCATCATCGGCGGCGGCGTCGTCGGCACCAACGCCGCCAAGATGGCCATGGGCCTCGGCGCGAAGGTCACCATCCTCGACGTGTCACAGCGCCGCCTCGCGTACCTCGACGACGTCTTCTTCGGCAAGATCACCACCATGATGAGCAGCGAAGCCAACATCCGCGACCTGCTCCCCACCACCGACCTCCTCATCGGCGGCGTCCTCATCCCCGGCGCCAAAGCCCCCCACCTCGTCACCCGCGACATGCTGAAACTCATGCCCGAAGGCAGCGTCATCGTCGACGTCGCCGTCGACCAGGGCGGCTGCGTCGAAACCATCCACGCCACCACCCACGACGACCCCACCTACACCGTCGACGGCGTCATCCACTACGGCGTCGCCAACATGCCCGGCGCCGTCCCCCGCACCAGCACCTTCGCCCTCACCAACCAGACCCTCCCCTACGCGCTGCTGCTCGCCGACCACGGCGTGAACGCCCTGCACCGCAACAAGGCCCTCATGCTCGGCCTGAACACCCACCAGGGCAAACTCACGTACCAGGGCGTTGCGGACGCGTTCGAACTGGCGTACGTGGCCCCGGAAGCGGCGCTGGCCTGA
- a CDS encoding phosphatidylserine decarboxylase, whose protein sequence is MRVRRLIPVALAAGAALYLRGVYRYRDPVRLPKVGAGEVLSAADGVVGFVRRVQGGRVDGLDVPALLGTPGAADGWLIGVTVGPLDVHYVFQPVSGAVSYATHVGARVNVPLLDAAGTLGALTGRAVDTLVTRGALENERQAAVITTPDGDVTLTLVAGRAGLSGTSFTREGDEVRAGYKAAFLQEGGLALLHVPLAFTPAVGVGDRVTGAETVVARLGAAPA, encoded by the coding sequence ATGCGTGTTCGCCGTCTGATTCCTGTTGCGTTGGCTGCTGGCGCGGCCCTGTACCTGCGTGGCGTGTACCGCTACCGTGACCCGGTGCGTCTCCCGAAGGTGGGGGCCGGTGAGGTTCTGAGTGCTGCCGACGGCGTGGTTGGCTTCGTGCGGCGGGTGCAAGGCGGGCGGGTGGACGGCCTGGACGTGCCGGCGCTGCTGGGCACGCCGGGCGCGGCGGACGGCTGGCTGATCGGGGTGACGGTCGGGCCGCTGGACGTGCATTACGTGTTCCAGCCGGTGTCGGGCGCGGTGTCGTACGCGACGCACGTGGGCGCACGGGTGAACGTGCCGCTGCTGGACGCGGCGGGCACCCTGGGCGCGCTGACGGGCCGCGCGGTGGATACGCTGGTGACGCGCGGGGCACTGGAGAACGAGCGTCAGGCGGCGGTGATCACCACGCCGGACGGCGACGTGACCCTGACGCTGGTGGCGGGTCGCGCGGGCCTGAGCGGCACGTCCTTCACGCGGGAGGGGGACGAGGTGCGCGCCGGATACAAGGCCGCGTTCCTGCAGGAGGGCGGGCTGGCGCTGCTGCACGTGCCGCTGGCGTTCACGCCGGCCGTGGGTGTGGGCGACCGCGTGACGGGCGCGGAGACGGTCGTGGCCCGCCTGGGGGCCGCGCCGGCGTGA
- a CDS encoding Hsp20/alpha crystallin family protein, translating to MMRFDPFREIEELTQRMDRAFGQPAAPARFAPPVDVHEDEHGLELTLDLPGIAPDQVQIEAENQTLTVQATRAYDRREGRTAHRVERAHGTLARTFSVPAKYDLTKVEADLQHGTLTIKVPRSEAAQKRTITVRTNNVLDTETASA from the coding sequence GTGATGCGATTCGATCCCTTCCGTGAAATCGAGGAACTCACCCAGCGCATGGACCGCGCCTTCGGCCAGCCCGCCGCGCCCGCCCGTTTCGCCCCGCCCGTCGACGTGCACGAGGACGAGCATGGCCTCGAACTCACCCTCGACCTGCCCGGCATCGCCCCCGATCAGGTGCAGATTGAGGCCGAGAACCAGACGCTGACCGTCCAGGCCACCCGCGCCTACGACCGCCGCGAGGGCCGCACCGCCCACCGCGTCGAACGCGCCCACGGCACCCTGGCCCGCACCTTCAGCGTGCCCGCCAAGTACGACCTGACCAAGGTCGAGGCCGACCTGCAACACGGTACCCTGACCATCAAGGTGCCCCGCAGCGAGGCCGCGCAGAAGCGCACCATCACCGTCCGGACGAACAACGTCCTGGACACTGAGACCGCCAGCGCATAA